Part of the Sphingobacterium sp. LZ7M1 genome, GGTCACTCCACAAATGAAACCGTCAGTGAGATGGTCGCGTATAAGAACGCTATTACGCCTAGCGAATTGGCGGACTTCCTTTTACAGAAGTTCCACAATTTTGCTATCCCTGTGGATAATGCGTTGGAAAGAATGTTGCGAGCAGTTAGAAGGAGCTTTGAAGAAGAAAATCTAAAATTAAAACATATCGTGTCTTCAATTTCTTGGAACAGTAAAACCCTCTTGTTAAAAGATAAAGCGGAATTGAACGGGCTACAGGCCCACTTGATCAGGTTCAGTAGACAGAGCATAAAGGAAAATCAAGCCCAGCTGCAGCATTTGGAAAGAATGCTAGGTATCGTGAATCCCATTCATATATTAAAAAGAGGCTTTAGTATCGTGCGGATGGACGGTAAATCTGTCCACAAGCTGGACCAAGTTGAAATAGGTTCTGAACTGGAAATCCAATTGGAAGACGGAAAGATCATTTCTAAAGTAATAAACAAAGAATCAAACCATGGAAAATAAATACAGCTATAAAGATGCGTTCGAGGAACTTCAACATATTGTTTCAGACATCGAATCTGGTGATATTGCTGTAGATGAGTTGACAGCCAAGATCAATAGGGCATCTGAATTGTTGACTATCTGCAAGGCGAAACTAACAGCTTCAGAAGAAGAAGTAGAAAAACTATTGCAGAAACTGGAGAATGATAACAAAGCTGGGGAAGGTGATTTTGAATAATCACAACAAGCTTTTTTTATAAATTTCAACGCCTGAGTTCAATCAATCCCAATTTAACTTCCTAGAGTTAAAGGAAAAGCTATTTCTAAAAGTAAATATTTTTACGTTATTTTGCGCTGTTTAGAATTAGTCTTAATTGTCTTTGCTCAAAAACATCTACATATTACTAATCTTCCTGGGCCTTCCGTTTGTATCATTTGCTCAGTTATTCTCCATTTCTGGTTCCATTAAGGACAGTAAGGGGCAAGCCTTGGGCAATGTAAATATCGAGATTGCGGAGAAACCCAACTTTAGCAGCCTGAGTGATGAACAAGGACTGTTTATTATTCCCAATCTACCTCAGGGCAGCTATCTACTTAAGTTTTCCCATATTGGTTTCAAACCCATTACCCGAACCATAAAGCTCGACAATAATCGTGAAACCCATATTGTTTTCAACCAAGATGAAGTCAATATCGATGAGGTTTATGTCACGGCCAAAGAGTCCAAGAATATAGGTACGAGCTCAATCATCACGAGAGATGCCATACAGCATCTTCAGCCATCAAGCTTTACCGATTTATTGGAACTGCTCCCAGGTGGACAAACCAAGAGTCCAGTCCTTGATCAAGTCAACGGTATCAACCTGAGGACAGCCAATGGCGCTTCCATGTCCGCTTATTCCACAGGTTCCTTGGGAACCATGTTTTCGGTGGATGGAATGCAGCTTAATTCCCAATCCATGGTTGATCCAACTGCAGGATTTGAATTAGGTCAGGGGAGTATGAATAATGGACGTAGCACTGCCAATATTGCTGTGGATATGCGGACCATTGCCACGGATAATATTGAAAAAGTGGAGATTATCCGAGGGATTCCATCCGTAGAGTATGGTAACCTGACTTCAGGTGTTGTCCTGATCGATAGAATTAAAGGTTATGAACCTTGGACTGCAAGAATTAAAGCTGATGGTTTTAGTAAATTGCTCGGAGTTGGTAAAGGCTTCGAATTTGGTTCCTATAAACTGAACATTGATGGCGGTTACCTCAATTCCAGAAGTAATGTCACGGATATCTATAATACCTTCAAAAGAATCAATACTTCCATTAGGGGCGAGAAAACTTGGAACTTAAACAATTATCGTTTCATTTGGAACCATGGACTGGACTTCAATACCACCATTGACAATGAACGATTAGATCCTGATAATGATTATAAACTAACGGATCGCTACAAGAACAATGTGCAGTTCTTCGGTTTCAATAATACCTTCAAACTATTCTCCTCAAATCCTAAATCAACATTCAGGAATGTAACTTTTGGGATTAATGCTAGGCTATCTTCCAACCAGATTGACATGCAAAAGCTGGTGCAGGCAAGGACTGCCACTATTTTGATGAACTCCATGGTTTCAGGAAGCCATGAGGCTATCTTTATGACCCCATCCTATGTAGGAGAATTTAAGTCGGACAGCCGCCCATTGGATATCAACCTTAAGCTTGTAGGGAACTGGAGCTTTAATAGGCTGTTCAAACAACAGGTGAAGGCCGGCCTTGAATATGCCTACGCCAAGAACCTTGGCTTAGGACCACAATATGACCTAGATTTTCCAATCAGCACTTCCATAAATGCCAGACCGAGATCTTTAAGGTCCATTCCGGCCATGAGCAACCTTTCCCTTTTTGCAGAAGACAGGTTCTTTATCAATATAGGAGATCTTCTATTCGAAAATAATCTCGGTGTAAGAGCCTTTAGCTTGACTAACCTAGACAAGGAATATGCCCTGTCAGGTAAGGTATTTGTAGATCCAAGATACAATGGAAGGTTGCATCTTCCACAAATCAG contains:
- a CDS encoding carboxypeptidase-like regulatory domain-containing protein, which produces MSLLKNIYILLIFLGLPFVSFAQLFSISGSIKDSKGQALGNVNIEIAEKPNFSSLSDEQGLFIIPNLPQGSYLLKFSHIGFKPITRTIKLDNNRETHIVFNQDEVNIDEVYVTAKESKNIGTSSIITRDAIQHLQPSSFTDLLELLPGGQTKSPVLDQVNGINLRTANGASMSAYSTGSLGTMFSVDGMQLNSQSMVDPTAGFELGQGSMNNGRSTANIAVDMRTIATDNIEKVEIIRGIPSVEYGNLTSGVVLIDRIKGYEPWTARIKADGFSKLLGVGKGFEFGSYKLNIDGGYLNSRSNVTDIYNTFKRINTSIRGEKTWNLNNYRFIWNHGLDFNTTIDNERLDPDNDYKLTDRYKNNVQFFGFNNTFKLFSSNPKSTFRNVTFGINARLSSNQIDMQKLVQARTATILMNSMVSGSHEAIFMTPSYVGEFKSDSRPLDINLKLVGNWSFNRLFKQQVKAGLEYAYAKNLGLGPQYDLDFPISTSINARPRSLRSIPAMSNLSLFAEDRFFINIGDLLFENNLGVRAFSLTNLDKEYALSGKVFVDPRYNGRLHLPQISVFGKQLKSNVFAGYGIQTLAPNQNLLYPQNFYRDIPELVYYHNNPAYRLAWATTNIVNPVNYALEAAKNIKWEIGTQLDFEGNTFSINYFNEKLDNGFRNISVFDAVSLRKYNVTSVDPNTLTAKPSIEDFTYVDQAEFHSYTQNSNGSITEKQGLEYNFSSKRIQGINTRFTVNGAWFRTFNANNQPVMEVISPLEITDGKVRQYVGVYANGNTGGHYESFNTNLTADSFLPKLGMNLSMSVQSFWYKSKQSLFRDNLPIGYLDIDQNYHNYTEADRNDPILRLLDRKVDPYLYNEFKEPIDLLVNFKATKVIKNRIRVAMFVNRLFIYKPDYSQYGNQFIRRNRAEDNPYFGMEVNIKI
- the xseB gene encoding exodeoxyribonuclease VII small subunit, encoding MENKYSYKDAFEELQHIVSDIESGDIAVDELTAKINRASELLTICKAKLTASEEEVEKLLQKLENDNKAGEGDFE